A window of the Nibribacter ruber genome harbors these coding sequences:
- a CDS encoding zinc-ribbon domain containing protein has product MTKKKENKLKCLCCDATVYQSDLRRTLGREVWIWGVTRKLEFADLVHGQYQFACDSCLESGRAIIGTPQRQLYCDFDPYLAFFDLNKTCENCAKDYVFTKEEQQSWYEKLRFWVQSKPKYCADCRRKKRQRKRMNKELSDILSKKENLGIEDMERLSEIYKEINRPDKSQYYQNLIEKYKRKTATNTA; this is encoded by the coding sequence ATGACAAAAAAGAAGGAAAACAAACTGAAATGTCTTTGCTGTGATGCTACAGTTTACCAAAGCGATTTAAGAAGGACACTTGGAAGAGAGGTTTGGATTTGGGGAGTCACAAGAAAGTTGGAGTTTGCCGACCTTGTACACGGACAGTACCAATTTGCCTGTGATAGCTGCCTTGAATCTGGAAGAGCAATAATCGGGACACCCCAAAGGCAATTGTACTGTGACTTCGACCCATACCTAGCGTTCTTCGACCTAAACAAGACTTGTGAGAACTGCGCCAAAGACTATGTTTTCACAAAAGAGGAGCAACAATCATGGTATGAAAAGCTAAGGTTCTGGGTTCAGTCAAAGCCAAAGTACTGCGCTGACTGTCGGAGAAAAAAAAGGCAAAGAAAGAGAATGAACAAAGAGCTTTCCGACATTCTTTCCAAAAAAGAGAATTTAGGGATAGAGGACATGGAAAGGCTCTCTGAGATATACAAAGAGATAAACAGGCCAGACAAATCACAGTATTATCAGAACCTGATTGAAAAGTATAAAAGAAAAACGGCTACCAACACTGCATAA
- a CDS encoding ankyrin repeat domain-containing protein produces the protein MKKTWGILLLLAFTLVPQLNYAQTGPWAKYDQEMKDGALYREASAGNLEEVKSIVAGGGNIHYLAPQTKSTILMAAAGSGKIEVVRYLLDLGADPTAKDWWNYTALDKAKFVGAQDIVALLQEKITGNQATSPSPQPQPKDDKKNGKQENKPITVTPKPKPQPKPLTKPVPASPTKWPSFGSYAAGDSVLYWVPTGWRRAVIKEVGVKDPTGRISVDYSHKKYLLDPDAYALGNDWYEWSGVVKTKRQPFWTNWFIGIWNIGEVQAHTNEVKNGKETDTYSYMKATEKLQVFANNTYKWQLMDGKVITGKWKALPNEPGIVLLKAYRGFDWSLRNSTGVHDWSIRKLDMINLKPNAQVLSINGHRKTTE, from the coding sequence ATGAAAAAGACATGGGGAATTCTTTTGCTTTTGGCATTTACGCTGGTGCCGCAACTAAACTATGCCCAGACGGGGCCTTGGGCCAAATATGACCAGGAAATGAAGGATGGCGCTTTGTACCGTGAGGCCAGCGCCGGCAACCTGGAAGAGGTGAAAAGCATAGTGGCCGGGGGCGGAAACATTCATTATCTGGCGCCGCAGACCAAGTCCACCATCTTAATGGCCGCTGCCGGAAGCGGAAAGATTGAGGTAGTCCGTTACCTGCTTGACCTGGGCGCCGACCCAACCGCCAAAGACTGGTGGAATTATACGGCCCTGGACAAAGCCAAATTTGTAGGCGCCCAGGATATTGTAGCGCTGTTGCAAGAAAAGATAACGGGTAATCAAGCCACTTCCCCGTCGCCGCAGCCACAACCCAAAGACGACAAGAAAAACGGCAAGCAAGAAAACAAGCCTATTACCGTAACACCTAAGCCAAAACCCCAGCCGAAGCCGCTAACAAAACCAGTTCCGGCCTCTCCTACCAAATGGCCATCCTTCGGGTCTTACGCCGCTGGAGATTCTGTCTTGTATTGGGTACCTACTGGTTGGCGGCGCGCCGTTATTAAAGAAGTGGGCGTAAAAGATCCCACCGGTAGAATTTCTGTAGACTACTCACATAAGAAGTATCTGCTAGACCCAGACGCTTATGCTTTGGGCAATGACTGGTATGAATGGAGCGGCGTAGTGAAAACCAAGCGCCAGCCTTTCTGGACCAACTGGTTTATAGGCATCTGGAACATTGGCGAAGTACAAGCCCATACCAATGAGGTAAAAAACGGCAAAGAAACCGACACTTATTCTTACATGAAGGCCACTGAGAAACTACAGGTGTTTGCCAACAACACCTACAAGTGGCAACTCATGGATGGCAAAGTGATTACCGGCAAATGGAAGGCCCTTCCCAATGAACCAGGCATTGTGCTGCTCAAAGCCTACCGTGGGTTTGACTGGTCCTTGCGCAACTCAACGGGGGTGCATGACTGGTCCATCAGAAAATTAGACATGATCAACCTGAAGCCCAATGCCCAAGTCCTGTCTATTAACGGCCATCGTAAAACCACCGAGTAG
- a CDS encoding alpha/beta hydrolase, whose product MKATLLLFLFYALFSYKVDAQTKGIHEENYLTLGGIEQWVTIHGEDKTKPIVLFLHGGPGSTMSQYDDAMYGSWKNDFVLVYWDQRGAGRTFGKNAPDSVTEDYWMENPLTLEQMTKDGIELSEYLIKHLGQKKTMLVGTSWGSILGAKMALTRPDLYAAYVGHSQVVNHAEGFKNAFQKVSILAQQANDQEALTQLQALGLPPYEDARKAGQLMRIIKKYEKLQAVPAPSTWWKVRQEYDNEKDAQDRYNGDDYSFLYSAGHKKMGIKSMMAGVDFMKDGLIFQVPVTFIQGEVDILTAPELTRAYYEKVKAPKKDFVLVPGAAHGHNQAVIDAQYVAVKKLLKVR is encoded by the coding sequence ATGAAAGCCACTCTATTGCTTTTTCTGTTTTACGCTTTATTCTCCTATAAAGTAGACGCCCAGACCAAGGGCATTCATGAAGAAAACTACCTCACCTTGGGGGGCATTGAGCAGTGGGTGACCATTCACGGCGAAGACAAGACCAAGCCCATTGTTTTGTTTCTTCACGGCGGGCCAGGCAGCACCATGAGCCAGTATGATGATGCCATGTATGGCTCCTGGAAAAATGACTTCGTGCTGGTGTACTGGGACCAGCGCGGGGCTGGCAGAACCTTTGGCAAGAATGCTCCAGATTCTGTCACCGAAGATTACTGGATGGAAAACCCCTTGACCCTGGAGCAAATGACTAAAGACGGCATTGAACTTTCTGAGTACCTGATTAAGCACCTGGGTCAAAAGAAAACCATGCTGGTGGGCACCTCCTGGGGTTCCATTCTGGGCGCAAAGATGGCCTTGACCAGACCTGATTTGTATGCCGCCTACGTAGGGCACTCCCAGGTGGTGAATCATGCCGAAGGATTCAAGAACGCGTTTCAAAAGGTATCCATCCTGGCGCAGCAAGCAAACGATCAGGAGGCGCTCACGCAATTGCAGGCCTTGGGTCTCCCGCCGTATGAAGACGCCAGAAAAGCAGGACAGCTCATGCGCATCATCAAGAAGTATGAGAAGCTGCAGGCCGTGCCCGCGCCATCCACCTGGTGGAAAGTGAGGCAAGAATATGACAATGAAAAAGACGCCCAAGACCGGTACAACGGCGATGATTATTCCTTCCTCTATTCTGCCGGCCACAAGAAGATGGGCATAAAGTCTATGATGGCTGGTGTAGATTTTATGAAAGATGGTTTGATCTTTCAGGTGCCGGTTACCTTCATTCAGGGCGAAGTGGACATTCTAACCGCTCCAGAACTTACCAGGGCGTACTATGAGAAAGTGAAAGCGCCAAAGAAGGATTTTGTACTAGTGCCCGGCGCGGCCCACGGTCATAACCAGGCCGTAATAGATGCCCAATATGTGGCCGTTAAGAAGTTACTCAAGGTAAGGTAA
- a CDS encoding MFS transporter, with amino-acid sequence MEAVQYKGNDKLLFGIILGVLAFWLFAQTTLNINVDMAKDLQMETATMNIAVSITSLFSGIFIVVMGGLADRVGRMKIIKIGFVFSIKGSLLVGITPAGTLAAPVLIAGRILQGLSGACIMPASLALLKVYWDGAARQRAISLWSMGSWGGSGFCALFGGLMAQNVGWRYIFFGSIVISLLGMWMIKGTPESKAPTTGEQKKQDVAGILTFMVVMIALQVLVSQGSNLGWTSAASLLLLAAAIGFGIAFFRIEKGKDNAFIDFRLFKNSTYTGATISNFLLNGVAGMLIVSLMLLQVGGGLSAQTAGLLTLGYAIAIVAFIRTGEKLLQRFGPRKPMIWGCIIVGISIALLLPTNVMTGTYKILAIISYTLFGIGLAFYATPSTDAALSNLPEAQTGAGSGIYKMASSLGAAFGVAISAGIFVGISAIDTPGSILDNVITFAGRQDNLAYRQGAIYALLFNLFMVLVAIISILKTIPAKKETTLQTSLNTQALETPPTT; translated from the coding sequence ATGGAGGCAGTGCAGTACAAGGGAAATGACAAATTGCTGTTTGGGATTATCCTAGGCGTTCTGGCCTTCTGGTTGTTTGCCCAAACCACCCTCAACATCAACGTGGACATGGCCAAAGACCTTCAAATGGAGACGGCCACCATGAACATTGCCGTTTCCATCACCTCCTTGTTCTCTGGCATCTTCATAGTGGTCATGGGGGGCCTGGCCGACCGGGTGGGCAGGATGAAGATCATCAAAATTGGGTTTGTCTTTAGCATCAAAGGTTCTTTGCTGGTAGGCATCACGCCCGCGGGAACGTTGGCGGCCCCGGTTCTCATTGCCGGTCGCATTCTGCAGGGCTTGTCTGGGGCCTGCATCATGCCAGCCAGCTTGGCCCTCTTGAAAGTCTACTGGGACGGGGCTGCCCGACAGCGGGCCATCAGTCTCTGGTCCATGGGTTCCTGGGGCGGCTCTGGGTTTTGTGCCCTTTTTGGAGGGTTAATGGCCCAGAACGTAGGATGGCGGTATATCTTTTTCGGCTCCATCGTCATCTCTTTGTTAGGAATGTGGATGATCAAAGGCACCCCAGAAAGCAAGGCACCTACCACAGGAGAGCAGAAGAAACAGGACGTGGCCGGCATTCTCACGTTCATGGTGGTAATGATAGCCCTGCAGGTTTTAGTGAGCCAGGGCAGCAACCTTGGCTGGACCAGTGCGGCCTCCCTCCTGTTGTTGGCCGCAGCTATTGGGTTTGGCATCGCCTTTTTCCGGATTGAAAAGGGCAAGGACAATGCTTTCATTGATTTCAGGCTTTTCAAAAATTCTACCTATACCGGGGCCACCATCTCCAACTTTCTGCTCAATGGCGTAGCTGGCATGCTAATCGTTTCTCTGATGCTGCTCCAGGTGGGCGGAGGTCTTTCGGCGCAGACGGCCGGACTCCTTACCTTAGGCTACGCCATTGCCATTGTGGCGTTTATCAGGACGGGGGAAAAACTGTTGCAACGCTTTGGGCCGCGTAAACCCATGATCTGGGGCTGTATCATTGTGGGAATTTCCATTGCGCTGCTGTTGCCCACCAACGTCATGACGGGCACTTATAAAATCCTGGCCATCATTTCCTATACCTTGTTTGGCATTGGCCTGGCTTTCTACGCCACGCCTTCTACAGACGCCGCCCTTTCCAATCTTCCTGAGGCCCAGACGGGAGCCGGCTCCGGCATTTACAAAATGGCCTCCTCTTTGGGCGCTGCTTTTGGGGTGGCCATTTCTGCCGGCATCTTCGTAGGGATTAGCGCCATTGATACGCCCGGCAGCATCCTTGACAACGTCATTACTTTTGCCGGGCGGCAAGACAACCTAGCTTACCGCCAGGGCGCGATTTATGCGCTGCTCTTCAACCTGTTCATGGTCTTGGTGGCCATCATCTCCATCCTGAAGACCATACCTGCCAAGAAAGAAACAACCCTGCAGACGTCATTGAATACCCAGGCCCTTGAAACGCCGCCCACAACTTAA
- a CDS encoding M20 aminoacylase family protein — protein MKTNILEGTKAIHQDMKEWMDHMHQFPELAMQETETAKFIAEKVKSFGFEVAQGIGKTGIVASMTLGDNKKSIGLRADFDALPIQEDNQLAYKSKVEGRAHLCGHDGHTTMLLGAAKYLSQAKNFNGTVRLIFQPAEETMQGGPAMIQDGLFEKFPVDAVYGMHNMPGLEMGKLYFREGETMAAVDNWEIELTGKGSHGSMPELGIDPVVCGASLVMALQTIVSRNVSPWQNSVVTVGAFLSGNAGNAVPQNAILRLSIRNMDPQLREKVLDRIRTMTKAQAEAFNCQYEIREGIPGAVLVNTPENTQWAAGVARDVFGQEKVEDTLHPYMGSEDFAFMLQKKQGTYCMLGNGDTPMVHHPQYIFNQEILPIGAAYWVGLTEAYLQ, from the coding sequence ATGAAAACGAACATTTTGGAAGGCACCAAAGCCATTCATCAGGACATGAAAGAGTGGATGGATCATATGCACCAATTCCCAGAACTGGCTATGCAGGAAACCGAAACCGCCAAATTCATTGCAGAGAAAGTGAAGTCTTTTGGCTTTGAGGTAGCCCAGGGGATAGGAAAGACTGGCATAGTGGCTTCCATGACCCTAGGCGATAACAAAAAATCCATTGGCCTGCGGGCCGATTTTGACGCCCTGCCCATTCAGGAAGACAACCAGCTGGCGTACAAGAGCAAGGTAGAAGGCAGGGCGCACCTCTGTGGCCATGATGGCCATACCACCATGCTCCTGGGAGCGGCTAAATATTTATCTCAGGCCAAAAACTTCAACGGTACGGTGCGCCTCATCTTCCAGCCCGCCGAGGAAACCATGCAGGGCGGCCCGGCCATGATCCAGGACGGCTTGTTTGAAAAGTTTCCGGTAGATGCGGTGTATGGCATGCACAACATGCCGGGGTTGGAAATGGGTAAACTCTATTTTAGAGAAGGAGAAACCATGGCCGCCGTAGACAACTGGGAGATTGAACTGACCGGTAAGGGAAGCCACGGCTCCATGCCCGAGCTGGGCATAGACCCCGTGGTGTGCGGGGCGTCATTGGTCATGGCGCTGCAAACCATTGTCTCGCGTAACGTATCGCCGTGGCAGAATTCTGTGGTGACGGTGGGTGCTTTCCTTTCTGGCAATGCCGGCAACGCGGTGCCCCAGAACGCTATCCTACGCTTAAGCATCAGAAACATGGATCCGCAGCTGCGGGAAAAGGTGCTGGATAGAATCAGGACCATGACCAAGGCCCAGGCTGAGGCTTTCAATTGCCAGTATGAGATACGGGAAGGCATACCGGGAGCGGTTTTGGTGAACACCCCAGAAAATACGCAATGGGCCGCCGGGGTTGCCCGAGACGTCTTCGGACAGGAAAAAGTGGAAGATACTCTCCATCCTTATATGGGGAGTGAAGACTTCGCCTTTATGCTGCAGAAAAAGCAGGGCACCTACTGTATGCTGGGCAACGGCGATACCCCCATGGTGCACCATCCGCAATACATTTTCAACCAGGAGATCTTGCCTATTGGGGCAGCCTATTGGGTGGGGTTAACAGAAGCGTATTTACAATAG
- a CDS encoding DUF2975 domain-containing protein, translating into MSDTNNYLFIGLKIVAWIIFVGLCIEAGGLLVNFIVSLFRPEFVQNLYNTLDLSDMYHHNKWGYFSMYSFILVIAILKAYMFYVVVALVTKLDLTKPFNSVVAGQIRQISYYTFSIGLISYVGREAAQHLQSRGYATDSLQPYWADSQAFILMAAVLYIIATIFRKGLELQTENDLTV; encoded by the coding sequence ATGTCTGACACAAACAATTACCTCTTCATCGGCCTTAAAATTGTGGCCTGGATCATCTTTGTTGGTTTGTGTATAGAGGCCGGTGGCTTGTTGGTTAATTTCATAGTCAGTCTTTTTCGCCCTGAGTTTGTCCAGAATCTGTACAATACGCTAGATTTAAGTGACATGTACCACCATAACAAGTGGGGGTATTTTTCTATGTATAGTTTCATACTTGTAATTGCTATCCTGAAAGCGTACATGTTCTATGTGGTGGTGGCCCTGGTCACCAAACTTGACTTAACCAAACCCTTCAACAGTGTGGTGGCGGGCCAGATCAGGCAAATCAGTTACTACACCTTCTCCATTGGATTGATAAGTTATGTGGGAAGGGAGGCTGCCCAGCACTTGCAAAGCCGGGGGTATGCCACAGACAGCCTGCAACCCTACTGGGCAGACAGCCAGGCGTTTATCTTAATGGCCGCCGTCCTGTACATCATTGCCACCATCTTCCGGAAGG